In Bacillus sp. KH172YL63, one genomic interval encodes:
- a CDS encoding phytoene desaturase family protein yields MKKKCIIVGGGLGGMSTAIRLASEGYDVTIVEKGERLGGKLNKREGKGFSFDTGPSILTMPWVLEKVFAHANRDLYDYLDIIRVEPGWRTFFEDGKRMDVSSDLPTMLEELKKTSGEDADHFFNYLSYCSKMYELTMKSFYKKSLNGLQDLRAMHPVKELLQMDPMKSLDAANRKFFKDKHVRQLFNFLIMYVGSSPYHAPAVMSQLAHVQLGLGVHYVKGGMYKIAEAMAKVLEELGVEVRLQCEVEDILTSGSRATGIKTKIGEELKADIVVSNLEAIPCYKSLLADYHESEKEVQDLNKYAPTVSGLVLLLGVDRKYDHLAHHNFFFSNDSKKEFRQMFDEQVLADDPTVYIGISSKSDPTQAPEGKENLFVLTHVPPLKDGEDWTVYQEEYRHTILEKLERMGVTNLRNHIEYEMTFTPNDIQNLYGSNGGSIYGTVTDRKLNGGFKIPNKSRVLSNMYFVGGSTHPGGGVPMVSLSGQLTAELILEEQLKLNRYIG; encoded by the coding sequence ATGAAAAAGAAGTGTATCATCGTTGGAGGCGGTTTAGGCGGGATGTCTACAGCCATTCGCCTCGCTTCTGAAGGCTATGATGTGACCATTGTGGAAAAAGGCGAAAGACTTGGCGGAAAGCTCAATAAGCGGGAAGGAAAAGGATTCTCCTTTGATACAGGTCCTTCGATCCTCACCATGCCTTGGGTACTTGAAAAGGTATTTGCCCATGCAAATAGGGATCTGTATGACTACCTGGATATCATCAGGGTGGAACCGGGCTGGAGGACGTTCTTTGAAGATGGAAAGAGGATGGATGTATCAAGTGATTTACCCACCATGCTGGAGGAATTAAAGAAAACATCAGGCGAAGATGCAGACCATTTCTTCAACTATTTAAGCTATTGTTCGAAAATGTATGAATTGACAATGAAAAGTTTTTATAAAAAGAGCCTCAACGGCTTACAAGATCTCCGTGCCATGCATCCTGTGAAAGAGTTGCTTCAGATGGATCCGATGAAATCTCTCGATGCTGCAAACCGCAAGTTTTTTAAAGATAAGCACGTCAGGCAGCTTTTCAATTTCCTGATCATGTATGTCGGATCCTCACCCTATCACGCACCAGCAGTCATGTCCCAGCTTGCTCACGTTCAATTGGGACTCGGTGTTCATTATGTCAAAGGAGGGATGTACAAGATTGCAGAAGCGATGGCTAAAGTGCTTGAGGAACTAGGTGTCGAGGTCAGGCTGCAGTGCGAAGTAGAAGATATCCTTACATCAGGTTCCAGGGCAACCGGCATCAAAACCAAGATTGGGGAAGAACTGAAGGCCGATATCGTCGTGTCGAATCTGGAAGCGATCCCTTGCTATAAATCCCTGCTTGCAGATTATCATGAGTCAGAGAAGGAAGTACAGGACCTGAACAAATACGCTCCGACTGTATCCGGTCTCGTCCTTTTGCTCGGTGTAGACCGGAAATATGATCATCTTGCACACCATAATTTCTTCTTCAGCAATGATTCGAAGAAAGAATTCAGGCAAATGTTTGACGAGCAGGTGTTAGCCGATGATCCGACAGTCTATATCGGTATTTCATCCAAGTCCGACCCAACACAGGCACCGGAAGGGAAAGAGAACCTGTTCGTGCTGACCCATGTCCCGCCATTGAAGGACGGGGAAGACTGGACGGTCTATCAGGAAGAATACCGTCATACCATTCTGGAAAAGCTTGAACGCATGGGCGTGACGAATTTACGAAATCACATAGAATACGAAATGACCTTCACGCCAAACGACATCCAAAACTTATATGGATCAAACGGCGGGTCGATTTATGGTACGGTAACGGACCGTAAGCTAAACGGGGGCTTCAAAATACCAAACAAAAGCAGAGTTCTCTCTAATATGTATTTCGTCGGAGGGTCAACCCACCCAGGCGGGGGTGTACCGATGGTTTCCCTTTCCGGTCAACTGACGGCAGAACTGATCCTCGAGGAACAGCTCAAGCTGAACCGCTATATAGGATAA
- the msrA gene encoding peptide-methionine (S)-S-oxide reductase MsrA produces the protein MNVKKELATFAGGCFWCMVKPFDELPGIIDVVSGYTGGHLENPTYKEIKQGDTGHYEAVQITFDPSLFPYERLLELYWPQIDPTDPDGQFHDRGDQYRTAVFYHNEEQKQLAEKTKNELAESGKFKKPIVTGILPASQFYPAEEYHQKFYKKNPDEYKEDRAKSGRDEFIQNHW, from the coding sequence ATGAACGTAAAGAAGGAATTGGCTACCTTTGCCGGTGGCTGTTTTTGGTGCATGGTCAAACCATTTGATGAATTACCGGGCATCATCGACGTTGTTTCCGGGTATACCGGCGGGCATCTCGAGAACCCGACCTATAAAGAGATTAAACAAGGGGATACCGGCCATTACGAAGCCGTCCAAATCACATTTGACCCGTCCCTTTTCCCTTATGAGAGGCTGTTAGAGCTGTACTGGCCGCAGATTGACCCAACCGATCCAGATGGTCAGTTCCATGATCGGGGAGATCAGTACCGGACAGCGGTCTTTTATCATAATGAGGAACAGAAACAATTGGCTGAAAAAACGAAAAATGAGCTTGCAGAAAGCGGAAAATTCAAGAAACCGATCGTAACAGGTATCCTTCCCGCCTCTCAATTTTATCCGGCGGAAGAGTATCATCAAAAATTTTATAAAAAAAATCCTGATGAATATAAAGAAGACCGTGCCAAATCCGGGCGTGATGAATTCATTCAGAACCACTGGTAA
- a CDS encoding glycosyl-4,4'-diaponeurosporenoate acyltransferase has translation MNLTFNIVAWITIHLGVSYLTSRIHRQHLASLTSIFLHGRWEVEEGFYRFVHIKKWKAYIPDAGGLFQSVGRKDEICLFSHRGRNEFLCEINRAELSHWLQMLPAPLFFIFNTGTLSWCMLLYGILFNLPIIFIQRFNRLRILKLMDTHESAEATIHSESHHVSK, from the coding sequence ATGAACCTTACCTTCAATATCGTGGCATGGATCACGATTCATCTTGGTGTATCTTATCTGACTTCAAGAATCCATCGACAACATCTCGCATCACTCACTTCCATCTTTCTTCACGGGAGGTGGGAAGTTGAAGAAGGATTTTACCGGTTTGTTCACATAAAGAAGTGGAAAGCATATATACCCGATGCAGGTGGATTGTTTCAGTCTGTCGGCAGGAAGGATGAGATTTGTCTTTTTTCACACCGTGGCAGGAACGAGTTCCTCTGTGAAATCAACCGGGCGGAATTATCCCACTGGCTCCAAATGCTGCCTGCCCCGTTGTTCTTTATATTCAATACCGGAACACTGTCCTGGTGCATGCTGCTTTATGGCATCCTATTCAATCTTCCCATCATTTTCATTCAGCGTTTTAACCGACTAAGGATTTTGAAATTGATGGATACGCATGAGTCCGCGGAAGCCACTATTCATTCAGAAAGCCACCATGTTTCTAAATGA
- a CDS encoding ABC transporter substrate-binding protein — MTHFWKITLALLLSIGVLSACGTGDQESKQGKQEAVTEENGAAYPLSVNDALEHKVTLEEQPKHIVSLIPSNTEILFELGLNDEVVGVSDFDNYPEEAAEKEKIGGMEFNVEKIVSLKPDLVLAHESTATSAEAGLTQLKDAGINVFIVQDAKSFDEVYSTIENIGMLVGKNEEAENVISGMKADLQSIEEKVQDVKEKKQVYVEVSPSPDIYSTGKHTFIDQMLTMLGAENVMGGEEGWVQVNQEAVISSNPDVIITTYGYYSEDPKEQVLSRDGWKDVKAVKEGNVHDVHSDLVTRTGPRLVEGVEEIAKSIYPEIFAE; from the coding sequence ATGACACACTTTTGGAAAATCACACTGGCATTATTATTATCCATCGGGGTCCTGTCTGCATGCGGAACCGGGGATCAGGAAAGTAAGCAAGGAAAGCAGGAAGCTGTCACCGAGGAAAATGGTGCAGCATATCCACTGTCTGTAAATGATGCACTGGAGCATAAAGTGACTTTGGAAGAACAACCTAAACATATCGTTTCTTTAATTCCGAGTAATACAGAAATCTTATTTGAATTGGGACTGAATGATGAGGTTGTCGGCGTATCCGATTTTGACAATTATCCGGAAGAAGCAGCGGAAAAAGAAAAAATCGGAGGAATGGAGTTCAACGTAGAGAAAATTGTCTCCCTGAAGCCAGACCTCGTCCTTGCACATGAAAGCACGGCAACATCGGCAGAGGCTGGATTGACACAGCTGAAAGATGCAGGAATCAATGTCTTCATCGTTCAAGATGCGAAAAGCTTTGATGAAGTATACAGTACGATCGAGAATATCGGCATGCTTGTAGGAAAGAATGAAGAGGCAGAAAACGTCATCTCTGGCATGAAAGCCGACCTTCAATCCATTGAAGAAAAAGTGCAGGATGTCAAAGAGAAAAAACAGGTGTATGTGGAAGTATCTCCATCTCCTGATATTTATTCAACAGGTAAACATACCTTCATTGATCAAATGCTGACCATGTTAGGGGCAGAAAATGTGATGGGTGGCGAAGAAGGCTGGGTGCAGGTGAACCAGGAAGCTGTCATTTCATCCAATCCTGATGTCATCATCACAACATATGGCTACTACAGTGAGGATCCCAAGGAACAAGTCCTGTCAAGAGATGGCTGGAAAGATGTAAAAGCTGTCAAGGAAGGGAACGTTCATGATGTCCACTCAGATCTTGTTACCCGTACCGGTCCAAGATTGGTAGAAGGAGTAGAGGAAATTGCCAAGTCAATCTATCCGGAGATATTTGCAGAATAA
- a CDS encoding glycosyltransferase, producing the protein MAIKKQKVTSMYIGFAVIALTWLLFSRIPLVKRSIHVRNGYLVKKCSIIIPARNEENTIGRLLSSIQSQFIQPSEVIVVNDGSSDRTKQIAETYGVTVLDNPPLPHGWNGKSWACWNGARQANGEWLMFVDSDTWFERAGLLRIAETYKRNQCQGVLSIHPYHKMQTGSESLSMIFHLVVFASTNITHLFGRWMKPSGGFGQCFLCSRAVYEKIGGHEAVKGEMVEHFSLSQHAKTLGEMTDAVSGKDAISMRMYSHGLGELFRGWSKSFASGAKSTNIFLLFVVSIWISFLTSFLFQSIGMISTNPSLYMMQYALIVLTLYFQLRKIGDFTIFDSLIFPVHLLFFIVTFSYSFLNTFILKSTQWKDRYVFLDRGKDERMK; encoded by the coding sequence ATGGCGATAAAAAAACAGAAGGTGACAAGTATGTATATCGGATTTGCCGTTATCGCTCTTACGTGGCTTCTCTTTAGCAGAATTCCACTTGTAAAAAGATCCATCCATGTCAGGAATGGTTATCTTGTCAAAAAATGCTCCATCATCATTCCTGCCAGAAATGAAGAAAACACCATCGGCCGTTTGCTCTCAAGTATTCAATCCCAATTTATACAACCGAGTGAAGTGATCGTCGTCAATGACGGTTCAAGTGATCGAACAAAACAAATCGCCGAAACATACGGCGTGACCGTATTGGATAATCCCCCGCTCCCCCACGGCTGGAACGGGAAATCGTGGGCTTGCTGGAATGGAGCCAGGCAAGCCAATGGTGAATGGCTGATGTTTGTCGACAGTGACACGTGGTTTGAGCGAGCAGGGCTTCTCCGAATCGCCGAAACGTATAAAAGAAATCAATGTCAAGGCGTCTTAAGCATTCATCCCTATCATAAAATGCAAACCGGGTCTGAAAGTCTTTCCATGATCTTTCACCTCGTTGTATTTGCATCTACGAATATCACCCACCTCTTCGGACGATGGATGAAGCCTTCAGGCGGTTTCGGGCAGTGTTTCCTTTGTTCCCGAGCAGTGTACGAGAAGATTGGTGGACACGAAGCCGTTAAAGGAGAAATGGTCGAGCATTTCTCATTGAGTCAGCATGCGAAAACACTTGGTGAAATGACTGATGCAGTCAGCGGAAAAGATGCCATTTCCATGAGAATGTATTCACATGGTTTAGGGGAGCTTTTTCGGGGCTGGTCAAAAAGTTTCGCATCCGGTGCGAAATCGACGAATATATTTCTCTTATTCGTCGTGTCTATATGGATCTCATTCCTCACATCCTTTCTTTTTCAATCTATTGGAATGATCTCCACAAATCCGTCCCTGTATATGATGCAATACGCTCTGATTGTCCTTACTCTTTATTTCCAGTTGAGGAAGATAGGTGATTTCACGATTTTTGATTCACTCATATTCCCTGTTCACCTTCTGTTTTTTATTGTCACCTTTTCCTATTCATTTCTGAATACCTTCATATTGAAATCGACCCAGTGGAAGGATCGGTATGTGTTCCTCGACCGGGGAAAGGATGAAAGAATGAAATGA
- a CDS encoding MFS transporter has product MKTQTLASHNIRMLFWISFFGSISFLQPVLTLFYFERGLTSSDILIVLMFWSGAVLLGELPTGIIADRFGARHSFFLGSCLKFISISLLLFAYEPWMFFLYSFINGFSVTFFSGADEALIYDSLKESNEENTMDHAMGRIQSASFVSMLIAVLFGSYLAKDLADSQFNFLIMLGLGFHVIELILILKIRQPARDSYTKENPFSQLKSGISVIRKAPQLLIMFLNVTLVFIPAGAVYQYFDQPLMKDAGVPVYLIGAFYAVSAVFGYIASNSISLLTSRFGRVALMNVSGLLTVLGLLLSALFGSSLWIVLGSFFLIRLVKAIRYPIYSQLSNDLIPSGIRATTISLLSIVDSVLDLIVFGLLTIVAWKGYSTILIGCAIIALIGTSLPIRPYKRYEMFGEPSEGRTVEKG; this is encoded by the coding sequence TTGAAGACTCAAACACTCGCATCCCATAATATCAGGATGCTATTTTGGATTTCTTTTTTTGGTTCAATCAGTTTTCTACAACCGGTGTTGACTTTGTTTTACTTTGAGAGAGGGTTGACATCCTCAGATATTTTAATCGTGCTCATGTTTTGGAGCGGTGCTGTGTTACTTGGGGAACTCCCGACAGGTATCATAGCTGACAGGTTCGGGGCGAGACATTCTTTCTTTCTCGGTTCATGCTTGAAATTCATCAGCATCTCCCTTTTATTATTCGCGTATGAACCATGGATGTTTTTCCTGTACAGCTTTATCAACGGATTTAGTGTAACCTTCTTTTCAGGGGCTGATGAGGCATTAATCTATGATTCTCTTAAAGAATCAAATGAAGAGAATACAATGGATCACGCCATGGGAAGAATTCAGTCTGCATCATTTGTCTCCATGCTGATCGCGGTTCTATTCGGATCTTACTTGGCAAAGGACTTGGCAGACAGTCAATTTAACTTTCTTATCATGCTCGGGCTTGGCTTTCATGTGATAGAGCTCATCCTGATCTTAAAGATCCGGCAGCCCGCTCGTGACTCGTACACGAAGGAAAACCCATTTTCCCAGTTGAAGAGCGGAATCTCGGTGATCCGGAAAGCACCGCAGCTGCTGATCATGTTTTTGAACGTCACGCTGGTTTTCATCCCTGCCGGGGCGGTGTATCAGTACTTCGATCAACCGTTGATGAAGGATGCAGGTGTACCGGTATATTTGATCGGAGCATTTTACGCTGTATCTGCTGTCTTCGGTTATATAGCTTCGAATTCTATCTCACTGCTGACGTCCCGTTTCGGGCGGGTGGCGTTGATGAATGTATCGGGTTTGCTGACGGTGCTGGGGCTTCTGTTATCGGCACTTTTCGGCTCATCGCTTTGGATCGTTCTCGGCTCATTTTTCCTTATTCGTCTTGTTAAAGCGATTCGATATCCCATCTATTCACAATTAAGCAATGATCTGATTCCATCAGGCATCAGGGCGACTACCATTTCACTTCTATCCATTGTGGACTCGGTCCTCGACCTGATCGTCTTCGGCCTTTTAACCATTGTGGCATGGAAGGGGTATTCTACCATCCTCATCGGGTGCGCGATCATCGCACTGATCGGCACTTCTTTACCAATCAGGCCTTATAAGCGGTATGAAATGTTTGGAGAACCCAGTGAGGGACGTACGGTGGAAAAAGGATAA